Genomic segment of Acidimicrobiia bacterium:
ACCAGCGCCACCGCCACGTACGCGACGAGCAGGACGAGCCCCGCCGTCGGCCGCAAGAGGTCACTCGTGTGGCGGACGGCGAAGAGGGCCCGGCCGGCGCCGCTCGGCAGGTACTTCGCCACGTCGGTGTTCCACGGTGACGGCAGCGCGTTCGAGAGCAAGGGGAGCACCAGGACGAGCGCGACCAGCGCCGAGATGGCGCCCGCGGTGCGACGCAGCAAGGTCCCGAACGCCAAGCCGAGCAGCCCCACCGCGGTGAGGAAGACGGCGGCGCCGAAGACGGCGCGCAGCGCGCCGGGGTCCCCGAGCGAGATGCCGACGTGCTTCCCGGCGAGGAGCGTCTGCCCGACGAGGAACGCGCCCAAGCAGGCGACGAGGGACACCACGAACGCCGCCGCCGCGAACACGACGACCTTCGCCGCGAGGACGGCTCGCCGCTGCGGGACCGCGGCCAGCGTCGTGCGGATCATGCCCGTGCCGTACTCGGAGCTGATGACGA
This window contains:
- a CDS encoding ABC transporter permease → MQATMTTDAVAVRPPAGGSVLGATIASEATKLRSVRSTVWTLVVTLVLTVGLGALFSFAVVSRWDRLSLHERAILDPALTSLNGLFLAQLAIGVLGVLVISSEYGTGMIRTTLAAVPQRRAVLAAKVVVFAAAAFVVSLVACLGAFLVGQTLLAGKHVGISLGDPGALRAVFGAAVFLTAVGLLGLAFGTLLRRTAGAISALVALVLVLPLLSNALPSPWNTDVAKYLPSGAGRALFAVRHTSDLLRPTAGLVLLVAYVAVALVVAGVALVRRDA